In a genomic window of Venatoribacter cucullus:
- a CDS encoding DUF6492 family protein, with protein sequence MSISAVLPLKATGSYGADDLNRAHILFKSLTIFAEPNLFSEFYVVVPDDEVILVKETFSRWNTLPIIVIPESQLLPELKNYPKMRGWRKQQLIKIAASKLISSDFYLTFDADIVALRKFSEKDLIVSGKAILQYEPRNRHPKWWKASARLLKTSHKIGDKTRGMSVTPAILATKICQKLMTDIQSQSKKYTWAEIICNLHIPSNPRNWWIGNYLKLKWTEYSLYYLCSQKHDLFDRYHIEAGTDSLPQLLFVNDTLDYDNWDPANSFIDTNPGLFCIIGSKTATNPKNVWEKIYPFLSPDDPHLLQ encoded by the coding sequence ATGTCAATTAGTGCGGTTTTACCATTAAAAGCCACAGGAAGCTATGGCGCTGACGACCTCAATCGTGCGCATATTCTTTTTAAATCATTAACAATTTTCGCTGAACCAAATCTTTTCTCAGAGTTTTATGTTGTTGTCCCGGATGACGAAGTTATTTTGGTAAAAGAGACTTTTTCTCGCTGGAATACACTACCAATCATTGTCATTCCTGAAAGTCAATTACTACCAGAACTTAAAAACTATCCAAAAATGCGAGGCTGGCGAAAGCAACAACTAATCAAAATTGCTGCATCCAAACTTATCAGTTCTGATTTTTATCTTACATTTGATGCTGACATTGTTGCTTTACGAAAATTTTCCGAGAAAGATCTTATTGTAAGTGGCAAGGCAATTCTTCAGTACGAGCCAAGAAATCGCCATCCTAAATGGTGGAAAGCATCTGCACGTCTTTTAAAAACATCACACAAAATCGGTGATAAAACTCGTGGAATGAGCGTAACACCAGCAATACTGGCCACCAAAATCTGCCAAAAATTGATGACTGATATTCAAAGCCAAAGTAAAAAGTACACCTGGGCTGAAATAATTTGCAACCTGCACATTCCTTCAAACCCAAGAAATTGGTGGATTGGAAATTACCTGAAATTAAAATGGACTGAATATTCGTTATATTATTTATGCTCACAAAAGCATGATTTATTTGACCGATATCATATTGAAGCAGGTACAGACTCATTACCACAACTATTGTTTGTTAACGACACTTTAGATTATGACAACTGGGATCCAGCTAACAGCTTCATCGACACCAATCCGGGATTATTTTGCATTATTGGCAGCAAAACAGCCACCAATCCCAAAAATGTCTGGGAAAAAATATATCCATTCCTCTCGCCAGATGATCCGCATCTTCTTCAATAA